The Algiphilus sp. DNA segment TCGGAGGACGGGCTGGTCTACACCATCCCGCTCAAGGAAACCGGCCGCTACATCGACAGCGAGGTCTTCGAGGACGGCAAGGGGCGCCGGGTCACGGCGCACGATTTCGTCTACTCGATCAAGCGCCACTTCGATCCCGAGAACATCTCGCAGGGACGCTGGCTCTGGGAAGGCAAGATCAAGGGCATGGCCGAGTGGGCCGAGGCCGGTGCCGACTACGACGAGGCGGTTCCGGGGCTGCGCGCCCTGGACGACTTCACCGTGCGCGTCGAGCTCACCAAGCCCTTCCCGCAGTTCGTGCACACGCTGGCGATGGGGTTCTCGGCGCTGGTGCCGCACGAGGCGGTGGCCGCCCACGGGCGCGACCTCGGCACGCGCGCGGTGGGATCGGGGCCATGGGAGCTGACGCACTACTCGCGCACGCAGGTGCGCTTCGCGCCCAATCCGAACTTCCGCGAGGAGTCCCTGGACCTCGCCTTCGAGGGCTACGACGAGGCCGAGCACGGCGATCTCGGTATCGAGCACCTGGACGGGAAGGTGCCGCCCTTCGTCGACCGCCTGGAGATCGATTTCATCCAGGAGTCGGCGGCGCGCTGGGCGTCGTTCACCTCCGGCCGCGAGATCATGCTGTCGGGCCTGCCGGTGGAGCAGACCGATGCCGTGCTCGCCTCCAAGGACCCGGTCACGCTCAAGCCGGAGTACGCCGAGCGCTATCGCATGGATACCGGTCCCGAGGCCGGGCTGGTGTTCAGCGTGTTCAACATGGACGACCCGGCCATCGGCTACCACGAGGACCCCGAGCGCGAGGAACGCAACCGCGCCCTGCGCTGCGCGATGCGCGATGCCTTCGACTGGCAGACCCGGAACGAGCGCTTCTATTCGGATCTGGGCATCGTCTTCCCCGGGGTCATTCCGCCCATCCTCGAGGAGTTCGACGAGGATCTGTCGCGCGCGTCCGTGACCCAGGACGTCGAGCGCGCCCGCGCGCGGCTCGAGGAAGCCGGGTGGACGGCCGAGAACCTGCCCGAGCTCGACTACGGACTGGTGTCGTCGGTCCTGGCGCGCGAGATGTACGAGGAATTCCGCGGCTACATGGAGGCGGCCGGCATTCCGGGCGACAGGATCAAGGCCCAGACCTACGCCACCTTCGGTGACTACAACCGCGCGCTGCGCAGCTCGGAGCTGTCGATCATGGGCTACGGCTGGGGCCTGGACTATCCTGACGCCGAGAACGTGCTGCAGCTGTTCTACGGTCCGAACGGTGCGCCGGGCAGCAATGCGTCGAACTACGACAACCCGGAGTACAACCGGCTGTTCGAGCAGGCCTCGACCATGCAGCCCGGCCCCGAGCGCACCGCCATCTACCACCGCATGAACCGCATGCTGATCGAGGACTGCGTCGGCATCATCGGGCTGACCCGCTCGCGGGTGACGCTGTGGCACAAGAAGGTGCGCGCGCTGCCGGACCGGCAGATCCTCGGCGGCTTCTGGATGCGCTTCGTGGACGTCGTCGAGCCCTGATCCGCGCATGACCTTTCTGGTCTTCCTGCTGCAGCGGATCGCCACCGGCGTCCCGTTGATCCTGGGCGTGACCTTCATCAGCTTCCTGCTGATGGTCTACTTCGGGCCGGACATGACCTACGAGCTGCTCGGCAAGAATCCGACTGCCGAGCAGATCGCGCAGGTGCGGGCACAACTGGGCCTCGATCAGCCGTTCTGGGCACGCTACGCCGACTACCTGTGGGAGATGCTGACGCTGGACTTCGGCGACTCCATGTCCACCGGCCAGTCGGTGCGCAGCCTGCTGGCCGATGCGGTGCCGATCTCGCTGGCGCTGACGCTGCCGGGCTTCGTCATCGGCAATCTGCTGGGCATCGCGCTGGCGCTGGCGGCGGCGTGGTTCCGCGGCGGCTGGATCGACCGCGGCATCATGGCCTTCTCGGTGATCGGGATGAGCATCAGCTTCATCATCATCATCATCGCGTTCCAGATCCTGTTCTCGTCGCGCTACGGGCTCAATTTCTTCCCGATCCGCGGCTGGGACATGAGCAGCCCCGGTCGCTACCTGTACTACGTGACGGTGCCGACGCTGGCCATCGTCTTCGTGTCGCTGGGCTACAACACGCGCTTCTACCGGGCGGTCTTCGTCGAGGAGATCGGCCGCGACCACATCCGCACCGCGCGCGCGTTCGGCGCCGGCGCCGGTGCCATCCTGTGGAAGTACGTGCTCAAGAACAGCCTGATTCCGATCATCACGCGCGTGATGTTCTCGATTCCGTCGATCGTCATCGCCGGCAGCCTGCTGATCGAGAGCTATTTCGGCATTCCCGGTGTCGGCAAGCTCGCGTTCGACGCCGTGACCACCGGCGATCAGCCGGTGCTCAAGGCCGTGGTCGGCGCCACCGCGCTGCTGTTCGTGCTGGTGCTGATCGCCAACGACCTGCTCTATCGCGCGGTCGATCCGCGGGTGGCGCTGCGATGACCGCGTCCGGCGGCGGTCTGTGGGGGCGCGCCGCGCAGCGGCTGCTGCGCGATCGCGCGGGGATGGCGGCGCTGATCGTGGTGCTGGCCTATCTGGCCGTGGCCTGCGCGGTGTGGCTGGGACTGGCGGGGCAGGATTGGGCCGCGCTCGGGGCGGACAGCTTCGCGCCCGCTTCCGGCGAGCACTGGTTCGGCACCACTCGCAACGGCCAGGACATCTTCGCGCGCACCGTCTACTCGACGCGCGTCGCCTTCGAGATCGGCCTGGTGGTGGCGGCGAGCTCGGTGCTGCTGGGCGCGCTGTTCGGTGCGCTGGCGGGCTACTTCGCGGGCTCGTGGCTGGACGAGGTGATCCTGTGGCTGAAGGGCACGCTCGACGCCATCCCGTTCTTCCTGTTCGTGGTCGCGGTGGCCTATGCCATGCAGGGGCACGCGCTCGCCATGCACCTGGCGATGATCTCGACGTTCTGGACCACTACCGGCCGCTACGTGCGCGGCGAGGTCATCAAGCTGCGCGCGATGGAGTTCGTCGAGGCGGCGAGGGCGGTGGGCGTGTCGCAGCCCGCCATCATCTTCCGTCATGTGGTGCCCAACACCATGCACATCCTGCTGGTGCAGGGCACCATCGTCTTCGTCACCGCCATCAAGGCCGAGGTGATCCTGTCCTTCCTCGGGCTGGGCGTCCAGGACGGGGTGTCGTGGGGGTTGATGATCTCGCAGTCCACCAACGAGGTGACCGCCGGCTTCTTCAACAACTTCATCGCCGCGTCGGCTGCGATGTTCGTGCTGGTGATGGCCTTCAACTTCTTCTCCGACGCGCTGCAGGACGCGCTCGACCCGCGGAAGGTGGCCGAATGAGCCTGCTCGCGGTCGACGGCCTCGATATCCGCTTCCGGACCGACGATGGCGAGGTGCAGGCGCTGCACGGCGTCGACCTGCAGGTGGCGCCCGGCGAGATCGTGGGCGTGGTGGGCGAGTCCGGTTGCGGCAAGAGCGTCACCGCCTCGGCCGTCATGGGACTGCTGCCGACGCCGCCGGCGCGCATCGCGGGCGGCAGCGTGCGCTTCGACGGGCGCGACGTGCTGGGGCTGTCCGCGCGCCAGTGGCGGCCGCTGCGCGGGCCCGGCATGGCGATGATCTTCCAGGAGCCGATGACCGCGCTCAATCCGGTGTTCACCATCGGCAGCCAGATGCGCGACGTGCTGCGCCGGCACGAGCGCCTGTCGCGTCGTGCCGCCGATGCGCGCGCCGCCGACTGGCTGGGGCGGGTCGGAATCCCGGACCCGCAGGGCAAGCTGAAGGCCTACCCCCACCAGCTCTCCGGCGGCATGCGCCAGCGCGTGATGATCGCGATGGCGCTGTCCTGCCGGCCGCGCCTGCTGATCGCCGACGAGCCCACTACCGCGCTGGACGTCACCATCCAGGCGCAGGTGCTGGAACTGATCACCGGCCTGGTGCGCGCCGAGGGCGTGGCGATGCTGCTGATCACGCACGACATGGGCGTGGTCGCGGAGACCTGCGACCGGGTCCACGTCATGTACTGCGGCCGCGTGGTCGAGGAAGCGCCGGTGCGCGATCTCTTCGCCGCGCCCCGCCACCCCTACACGGCGGGCCTGCTGGCCTGCCTCCCGCGCGTCACCGGCGGGGTGGGCGAGGCACTGCCCACGATCCCCGGCCGCGTGCCGGAGCTGCACGCGCTGCCGCCGGGCTGCGCCTTCGCCGACCGCTGCCCCAATGTGCAGGAGGACTGCCGCACCGCGCCGCCCCCGCTGACCCGGCACGGCAATGCGCGGGTGGCCTGTCTGCACCCGATGCCGGCATGAGCCTGCTCAGCGTCCGCGGTCTCACGAAGTGG contains these protein-coding regions:
- a CDS encoding ABC transporter substrate-binding protein translates to MHARPFGVLLGLCLGLSACGGGGDAGPEEKVYRHSEDGVPTNLDPLQAATVYANEVVVNAYDTLYRYKYLARPYELTPNLAAAMPEISEDGLVYTIPLKETGRYIDSEVFEDGKGRRVTAHDFVYSIKRHFDPENISQGRWLWEGKIKGMAEWAEAGADYDEAVPGLRALDDFTVRVELTKPFPQFVHTLAMGFSALVPHEAVAAHGRDLGTRAVGSGPWELTHYSRTQVRFAPNPNFREESLDLAFEGYDEAEHGDLGIEHLDGKVPPFVDRLEIDFIQESAARWASFTSGREIMLSGLPVEQTDAVLASKDPVTLKPEYAERYRMDTGPEAGLVFSVFNMDDPAIGYHEDPEREERNRALRCAMRDAFDWQTRNERFYSDLGIVFPGVIPPILEEFDEDLSRASVTQDVERARARLEEAGWTAENLPELDYGLVSSVLAREMYEEFRGYMEAAGIPGDRIKAQTYATFGDYNRALRSSELSIMGYGWGLDYPDAENVLQLFYGPNGAPGSNASNYDNPEYNRLFEQASTMQPGPERTAIYHRMNRMLIEDCVGIIGLTRSRVTLWHKKVRALPDRQILGGFWMRFVDVVEP
- a CDS encoding ABC transporter permease, with translation MTFLVFLLQRIATGVPLILGVTFISFLLMVYFGPDMTYELLGKNPTAEQIAQVRAQLGLDQPFWARYADYLWEMLTLDFGDSMSTGQSVRSLLADAVPISLALTLPGFVIGNLLGIALALAAAWFRGGWIDRGIMAFSVIGMSISFIIIIIAFQILFSSRYGLNFFPIRGWDMSSPGRYLYYVTVPTLAIVFVSLGYNTRFYRAVFVEEIGRDHIRTARAFGAGAGAILWKYVLKNSLIPIITRVMFSIPSIVIAGSLLIESYFGIPGVGKLAFDAVTTGDQPVLKAVVGATALLFVLVLIANDLLYRAVDPRVALR
- a CDS encoding ABC transporter permease, giving the protein MTASGGGLWGRAAQRLLRDRAGMAALIVVLAYLAVACAVWLGLAGQDWAALGADSFAPASGEHWFGTTRNGQDIFARTVYSTRVAFEIGLVVAASSVLLGALFGALAGYFAGSWLDEVILWLKGTLDAIPFFLFVVAVAYAMQGHALAMHLAMISTFWTTTGRYVRGEVIKLRAMEFVEAARAVGVSQPAIIFRHVVPNTMHILLVQGTIVFVTAIKAEVILSFLGLGVQDGVSWGLMISQSTNEVTAGFFNNFIAASAAMFVLVMAFNFFSDALQDALDPRKVAE
- a CDS encoding ABC transporter ATP-binding protein is translated as MSLLAVDGLDIRFRTDDGEVQALHGVDLQVAPGEIVGVVGESGCGKSVTASAVMGLLPTPPARIAGGSVRFDGRDVLGLSARQWRPLRGPGMAMIFQEPMTALNPVFTIGSQMRDVLRRHERLSRRAADARAADWLGRVGIPDPQGKLKAYPHQLSGGMRQRVMIAMALSCRPRLLIADEPTTALDVTIQAQVLELITGLVRAEGVAMLLITHDMGVVAETCDRVHVMYCGRVVEEAPVRDLFAAPRHPYTAGLLACLPRVTGGVGEALPTIPGRVPELHALPPGCAFADRCPNVQEDCRTAPPPLTRHGNARVACLHPMPA